The following DNA comes from Populus trichocarpa isolate Nisqually-1 chromosome 19, P.trichocarpa_v4.1, whole genome shotgun sequence.
aaaatattttttattacccaAATTGTTTTAGATAAGAGGGtgcataatatatttatgaagcATATTCTACATAAAACAAACTTAGTTAAATATTATAGAGGATGATACCTACAATAATGTGAggtagcaaaacaaaacaacactgactaaaacataatgaaaattcATGCTTCTGACCCTGAACAAtgacttttaaaattgaaaagacaaaaaaaaaaaaaaaactagcttcCCCGATCACTATGATATTTTGATAGCAGCAGCAGGAGACTATGTTGAAATTGAGGGCCATGATCTAAAACTTAGCAATTTGCAGAATCACTAGCCAGCACTATCAATACTGAAATTTAGTCCTTCTTACTGGAGCGATCCGCTTCACCATAGGAAATAGCAGGAAGTTTTCCACAGTCATAAACCACTGCCAGTCTAGCTAGCCAGCTgaaaaaatacttgtaaaatGCTCTATCCCTGAGAAATTTTATCCACCACTTGTCTCCTTGCTGCATCCGTCCGGATAAATACGATGCTGTGACAAGCATGGCGGCACGCCACCTCCTTTCCTTGACATAATCATCTATGGCTCTGGCCATGTCTCCTGGAACAATCAGTCCTCCATTGTTTATAATTGAGTTGCCAATGTGTCTGCCCAAAACCACAGCGTCTTCTAGCGATGCACCACCACCGTTTCCTAGATCAGGAGTCATGGGGTGCATAGCATCACCAGCTACTGTCACATTTCCTTTGCTTAGCTTTCCAAATATGATCCCCCATGGAGGCCTAAACATCAATGGTGCCCATGATAATGAGGAAAGATCGGCATGCCGGACCACGTCCAGGTATTCCGAGGGAAATTTTTCTGTACATTTCTCAAGTACTTCTCTCTGTATTTGCTCTGCCTCTCCTTCCATGTTTTCCCCTGAAATGGAAATTATTTCACAATAAATTTTCCCCTCAAGTGATTTGATCACGTGTACCAATATGAACAGTGCTAAGTGCTAACCTTGACTGACTAAAAACCAGTAAAGTTCCCTATCATTGAGAGGAACAAAACCAGGCCTATTGGTGCTCTCATCCAAGAAAAAACGAACTTCTTGCTTAAATCCATGGCCTTGAGGAAAAACTGCTAGACCCCGCACCGCTGATCGACCTGAATGGACCAGTTCTGCCAGTCCTAGCCATCGTGCCACTACCGAGTGCACCCCATCGCAGCCTATCAGAACCTTAGATTTGATGGTAGTTCCATCTTCCAAGTGTACAACAGCCATGGAAGCATCACCTCCTTGTTCTAGACTTTGAATAGCAGCTAGCCTCGAAGAGAATCGAATTGAGTCAGTTGCCAATTCCTCTGCCAGTGCCTCTAACAACACTTTACGGTGAAGTGTCCTAATTCCTTGTCGAGGATAGAGGACTTCTTGAACTTCTCCAGTACTAACATTGGTTACATATCCCCTAAATTGTGAGAAAAAGAAGTTCACGAGAAATTAATCTATCATCCAAAGTATGGTATTAAAATCCAAATTCAAGAATATGTAAATAATCaaacataatgaaaagaaaaaattaacatggtGAAACAATTTATTACTTGAATGAAGGAGTATAAAGGGGGATGAGCTTGTGAGAAACACCAAGAGCATCAAGGGCAAGCCAAGCATTTGGAGTCAGGGTCAAGGCTGTACCAGTGGACCTTAACCCTTCTGATTTTTCCAATACCAAAGCTCGAACCCCTACTCTTTTCAAAGCCACTGCTGTTGCCAAGCCTGCAATTCCTGCTCCAACTATCACCACATCCTCCATCAgttccatttcttcttcttctatgtgtgtgtgtgttgccAATTACATTGGGTATTCGACTTCACGGTGTTCTAATTTATAACCCCATGCGCTTGGATTCCAAGTCTGGCGTTGACCAAAAATAGAGTTGCGTACCATGTCTGGCAAGCAAGCAAGAATGTTGAAGGAGAATACATTGAAGGCTGCGGCCTTTTGGACCCAATGCATGGCACAGTACTCCTATAAAACCCGGCCCGCCTGGCAGGCTAAACCAATAAGTAACCTGTCGATATGACCTCCTAACCCGATGCCAAGTTTAAATTAAACCccggttctttctttttttttcaaaatgatatttcttttttttattattattgaaacaaaattattttagattcaCTCAAGTGAAATTAgattaatactttgaattagAGATCCAAGCttgaatcaagtttaataactccGGCACGGTGACCTAAAGTCCTCATGTTTTAAATTTCACCCATGATGacttttaacttaaaatttctTGAGGCAAGCTAAGATTCgaatatcattttgaaattgGCAACCTCTATTTCTACAAGTTGTATGTATGTCTCAGCCTATC
Coding sequences within:
- the LOC18108013 gene encoding monooxygenase 3 — its product is MELMEDVVIVGAGIAGLATAVALKRVGVRALVLEKSEGLRSTGTALTLTPNAWLALDALGVSHKLIPLYTPSFKGYVTNVSTGEVQEVLYPRQGIRTLHRKVLLEALAEELATDSIRFSSRLAAIQSLEQGGDASMAVVHLEDGTTIKSKVLIGCDGVHSVVARWLGLAELVHSGRSAVRGLAVFPQGHGFKQEVRFFLDESTNRPGFVPLNDRELYWFLVSQGENMEGEAEQIQREVLEKCTEKFPSEYLDVVRHADLSSLSWAPLMFRPPWGIIFGKLSKGNVTVAGDAMHPMTPDLGNGGGASLEDAVVLGRHIGNSIINNGGLIVPGDMARAIDDYVKERRWRAAMLVTASYLSGRMQQGDKWWIKFLRDRAFYKYFFSWLARLAVVYDCGKLPAISYGEADRSSKKD